A region from the uncultured Holophaga sp. genome encodes:
- the flhF gene encoding flagellar biosynthesis protein FlhF, with protein sequence MRVKTFEAASMQEALDTIKAEMGEEAFILSTRSRKDGSGQTRIEVTAAVDEGLAPAPVAAPVLAVGDTYGLRPPLLGRTAPERPAPRPAEPRPADPPSVARPAPAPPPPPVDLQPLRRELLEIKGAVEALKEQESRNSSILRELDQLKAMLSRIQKQGMPQSQLHLPPCLLELYGDLVGNDVDPFIALRLCEYTQRSLLEQCGDETVDPEKARLFMRRVIANFIPVAAPIQLDPGKMRVAALVGPTGVGKTTTIAKLAAYAKMELRQKVALLTLDTYRLAAVDQLQQYAQILQVPIHVALTVEDLRSAIRFYQDRALVLIDTPGHNPKDTETLGQLRRFLDELPEVETHLVLSATTKPKDLADLAQRFEPLRPGRIIFTKLDETSTFGPILSTLVRVKRPLSYLATGQEVPQDLEMATSRRVADLILPAPQVNL encoded by the coding sequence ATGCGTGTGAAGACCTTTGAAGCCGCTTCCATGCAGGAGGCTCTGGACACCATCAAGGCGGAGATGGGGGAGGAGGCCTTCATTCTCTCGACCCGCTCCCGGAAGGATGGCTCGGGACAGACACGGATCGAAGTGACCGCCGCGGTGGATGAGGGCTTGGCCCCGGCACCGGTGGCCGCCCCTGTGTTGGCTGTGGGGGACACCTACGGGCTGAGGCCGCCGCTGCTCGGCCGAACGGCTCCCGAAAGGCCCGCCCCCAGGCCCGCAGAACCCCGTCCCGCAGATCCGCCCAGTGTGGCCCGCCCCGCGCCTGCGCCACCGCCTCCGCCGGTGGACCTCCAGCCTCTGCGTCGGGAACTTCTGGAGATCAAGGGGGCCGTGGAGGCCCTCAAGGAGCAGGAGAGCCGCAACTCCTCCATCCTGCGGGAGCTGGACCAGCTCAAGGCCATGCTCAGCCGGATCCAGAAGCAGGGGATGCCTCAGTCCCAGCTTCACCTCCCTCCCTGCCTGCTGGAACTCTACGGCGACCTGGTGGGCAACGATGTGGACCCCTTCATCGCCCTGCGCCTCTGCGAGTACACCCAGCGCTCCCTGCTGGAGCAGTGCGGGGACGAGACGGTGGACCCCGAGAAGGCCCGGCTCTTCATGCGGCGGGTGATCGCCAACTTCATTCCGGTGGCCGCTCCCATCCAGCTGGATCCGGGGAAGATGCGTGTTGCGGCTCTGGTGGGTCCCACGGGGGTGGGCAAGACCACCACCATCGCCAAGCTGGCGGCCTACGCCAAGATGGAACTCCGCCAGAAGGTCGCCCTCCTGACCCTGGACACCTACCGACTGGCGGCCGTTGACCAGCTCCAGCAGTACGCCCAGATCCTCCAGGTGCCCATCCATGTGGCCCTCACGGTGGAGGATCTCCGCAGTGCGATCCGTTTCTACCAGGACCGGGCCCTGGTGCTCATCGACACCCCTGGGCACAACCCCAAGGACACCGAGACCCTGGGTCAGCTGCGCCGCTTTCTGGACGAGCTGCCGGAGGTGGAGACCCACCTGGTCCTCTCCGCCACCACCAAGCCCAAGGACCTGGCCGATCTGGCCCAGCGCTTCGAGCCCCTCCGACCGGGGCGCATCATCTTCACGAAACTGGACGAAACCAGCACCTTTGGTCCCATTCTCAGCACTCTGGTGAGGGTGAAGCGTCCCCTGAGCTATCTGGCGACTGGGCAGGAAGTGCCCCAGGACCTTGAAATGGCCACCTCCAGGCGGGTGGCCGATCTCATCCTCCCCGCTCCGCAGGTGAACCTATGA
- the fliM gene encoding flagellar motor switch protein FliM — protein sequence MAKILSQEEVDALLRSHAKGAKPGAPAAAAPERPSASAAVKAKKAQLQKKVSLYNFRRPDRVSREQMRTLHFMHDRFARNFSSSLSAYLRTITEVNLVSVEQLSYQEFLLSVPDPTCFNAISIRPLEGAFALEVNPQLVFPIIDKMLGGPGDPLKQMRTMTDIEQSIFDGVLKLVLDDLREAWRGIIDLEFKIQARETSPQLIQIVAPNEVVLLVVFEVKMGSVVGMVNLAIPSIILEPVANKFDQEMYTGYKKSATFEEARLLMESIKRCDMTVCAEIRGTHLRLSDILALQAGDLIPLTQRFDAPLELTVDGIPRYQGYVALNANQKRIFQVTNPRQES from the coding sequence ATGGCGAAAATCCTTAGCCAAGAAGAGGTGGATGCCCTTCTCAGGTCCCATGCCAAGGGGGCCAAGCCTGGGGCCCCTGCCGCTGCCGCGCCTGAGCGCCCCTCGGCCAGTGCTGCGGTCAAGGCAAAAAAGGCCCAGCTGCAGAAGAAGGTCAGCCTGTACAACTTCCGCCGCCCTGATCGGGTGAGCCGGGAGCAGATGCGGACCCTGCACTTCATGCACGACCGCTTCGCCCGCAACTTCTCCAGCTCGCTCTCGGCCTATCTCCGGACCATCACCGAGGTGAATCTGGTCTCCGTGGAGCAGCTCTCCTATCAGGAATTCCTGCTCTCGGTGCCGGATCCCACCTGCTTCAACGCCATCTCCATCCGGCCCCTGGAGGGGGCCTTCGCCCTGGAGGTCAACCCTCAGCTGGTCTTTCCCATCATCGACAAGATGCTGGGCGGACCTGGGGATCCCCTGAAGCAGATGCGGACCATGACCGACATTGAGCAGAGCATCTTCGACGGTGTGCTCAAGTTGGTGCTGGACGACCTCCGCGAGGCCTGGCGGGGCATCATCGACCTTGAGTTCAAGATTCAGGCCCGGGAGACCAGCCCTCAGCTCATCCAGATCGTGGCCCCCAACGAGGTGGTCCTGCTGGTGGTCTTCGAGGTCAAGATGGGTTCGGTGGTGGGCATGGTGAACCTGGCCATCCCATCCATCATCCTGGAACCGGTGGCCAACAAGTTCGACCAGGAGATGTACACGGGGTACAAGAAGTCCGCCACCTTCGAGGAGGCCCGCCTCCTCATGGAGAGCATCAAGCGCTGCGACATGACGGTCTGTGCGGAAATCCGGGGCACCCATCTGCGTCTGTCCGACATCCTCGCACTCCAGGCGGGAGATCTCATCCCCCTGACCCAGCGCTTCGATGCTCCGCTGGAGCTGACCGTGGATGGCATTCCGCGCTACCAGGGCTACGTGGCCCTCAATGCCAACCAGAAGCGGATCTTCCAGGTCACCAACCCGAGACAGGAGAGCTGA
- a CDS encoding MinD/ParA family protein, which translates to MNDQASRLRAMAQGQASDNALFPSRVLAVTSGKGGVGKTNVVAGLAMSLARVGQRVVVLDADFGLANLDILLGLTPTHTLEHVLRGEKVLEEILLDGPLGIKVIPASSGIQELTRLDTTSELRLIQGLQRVAEDQDWLLIDTAAGIHDSVVKLLMAAQEVVLVTTPEPTSLVDAYAMVKVIHLRDPQKPIWVVVNNAQVESEAEETLEQLQAAALRFLGRELNILGMIPSDPYILQSVRQQRGVVELFPRSPSAQAFRAFADLLRKKVPLQKDGFAAFWKQLTAEEP; encoded by the coding sequence ATGAACGACCAGGCATCCCGGCTGAGGGCCATGGCCCAGGGCCAGGCCTCCGACAACGCCCTGTTCCCTTCCAGGGTCCTGGCCGTCACCAGCGGCAAAGGGGGGGTGGGCAAGACCAATGTGGTGGCCGGGCTGGCCATGTCCCTGGCCCGGGTGGGGCAGCGGGTGGTGGTGCTGGACGCCGACTTCGGTCTGGCCAACCTGGACATCCTCTTGGGACTCACCCCGACCCATACCCTGGAGCACGTCCTCCGGGGAGAGAAGGTCCTGGAGGAGATCCTCCTGGACGGCCCGTTGGGGATCAAGGTCATTCCGGCCTCCAGCGGCATCCAGGAGCTCACCCGGCTGGACACCACCTCCGAGCTGCGGCTGATTCAGGGGCTCCAGCGGGTGGCCGAGGACCAGGATTGGCTCCTCATCGATACCGCCGCAGGTATCCACGACTCGGTGGTCAAGCTCCTCATGGCCGCCCAGGAGGTGGTCCTGGTCACCACCCCTGAGCCCACCTCTCTGGTGGATGCCTATGCCATGGTCAAGGTCATCCACCTCCGGGACCCGCAGAAGCCCATCTGGGTGGTGGTCAACAATGCCCAGGTGGAGTCGGAGGCCGAGGAGACCCTGGAGCAGCTCCAGGCTGCCGCCCTACGTTTTCTGGGGCGGGAGCTGAATATCCTGGGCATGATCCCCTCGGATCCCTATATCCTGCAATCTGTCCGGCAGCAGAGGGGCGTGGTGGAGCTCTTCCCCAGGTCCCCCTCGGCCCAGGCCTTCCGGGCCTTCGCCGACCTGTTGAGGAAGAAAGTGCCCTTACAAAAGGACGGATTTGCCGCATTCTGGAAGCAACTCACCGCTGAGGAACCATGA
- a CDS encoding carotenoid biosynthesis protein, with translation MKHRTILDPHLGRAFDISPMLETILLVLLGALALGYAGVMGWQLSLGKLPFQAMTYTFSALVLVHAIYMEGWRRALAFFALTLIISFVMEYLGVKTGRIFGPYHYTDVLDPKLLGTVPLVIPLAYFMVLHPSRMMADLIQWGQATDANRGLGWSLFTAALAALIMTAWDLSMDPVMVHEVKAWVWEGGGAYFGVPLRNFWGWFLTTALIALAAEATEHVLPLRPLGRMHKSVIFLPLAGYGLLMLGGPLVGVPTDTRLVSPFTMAVPLLGASLRLWGRRAPARRG, from the coding sequence ATGAAGCACCGGACCATCCTGGATCCCCACCTGGGGCGTGCATTCGACATCAGCCCGATGCTCGAGACCATCCTCCTCGTCCTCCTGGGCGCCCTGGCGCTCGGCTACGCGGGCGTCATGGGATGGCAGCTCTCACTGGGAAAGCTTCCCTTCCAGGCCATGACTTACACCTTCTCCGCCCTGGTCCTGGTCCATGCCATCTACATGGAGGGTTGGCGCCGGGCCCTCGCCTTCTTCGCCCTCACCCTCATCATCTCCTTTGTCATGGAATACCTGGGGGTGAAGACCGGACGCATCTTCGGACCCTACCACTATACGGATGTGCTGGATCCCAAGCTCCTCGGCACGGTGCCCCTGGTGATCCCACTGGCCTATTTCATGGTCCTCCATCCGAGCCGGATGATGGCGGATCTCATCCAGTGGGGCCAGGCCACGGACGCGAACCGAGGGCTGGGCTGGAGCCTGTTCACGGCGGCCCTGGCTGCCCTGATCATGACGGCCTGGGACCTGTCCATGGATCCGGTCATGGTGCATGAAGTGAAGGCCTGGGTCTGGGAGGGCGGAGGGGCCTATTTCGGAGTCCCCCTCAGAAACTTCTGGGGATGGTTCCTCACGACCGCCCTCATTGCCCTCGCCGCCGAAGCAACCGAGCATGTCCTCCCCCTGCGCCCCCTGGGCCGGATGCACAAGAGCGTGATCTTCCTGCCTCTGGCCGGGTATGGCCTCTTGATGCTGGGGGGTCCTCTGGTCGGCGTCCCCACGGATACACGCCTCGTCTCCCCCTTCACCATGGCGGTCCCCCTCCTGGGCGCCTCGCTCAGACTCTGGGGCAGGAGAGCACCGGCCCGGAGGGGATGA
- the fliN gene encoding flagellar motor switch protein FliN, with amino-acid sequence MDAAMEELGSKVGGCFAESMGSVFSMLTGRDFAIAPKEGALIDHVGITALYEGPTVYAKVQYTKGMNGSMLFAMPLKEGTMLVDLMLGGDGAASEELAGDSRDALAETINQSMGSANQALSDMAGETLSISNVEIHASSELDDAALQELVGPGPFYDLPLETTQEVLQATIHVLIPSLLSEQMKRKLGLGEAAASEEPPAPEPEPVQAAAPVIAPAAHRGASAGSVSAPMDTGNLDLLLDIELPLMVRMGQTEMPLGDLLKLTPGSILELNRAADAPVELLVNGKQIAKGEVVVVDGNFAFRITEIESTANRLKSLA; translated from the coding sequence ATGGATGCCGCGATGGAGGAACTGGGCAGCAAGGTGGGCGGGTGCTTTGCCGAGAGCATGGGCTCCGTCTTCTCCATGCTCACAGGCCGGGACTTTGCCATTGCCCCGAAGGAGGGGGCGCTGATCGACCATGTGGGTATCACCGCCCTCTATGAGGGGCCCACGGTCTACGCCAAGGTCCAGTACACCAAGGGGATGAACGGCTCCATGCTCTTCGCCATGCCCCTCAAGGAAGGGACCATGCTGGTGGACCTCATGCTCGGGGGCGATGGGGCCGCTTCGGAGGAACTGGCGGGGGATTCCCGGGATGCCCTGGCGGAGACCATCAACCAGAGCATGGGCAGTGCCAATCAGGCCCTGTCGGATATGGCAGGGGAGACCCTCTCCATCTCCAATGTGGAGATCCACGCCTCCAGTGAGCTGGATGATGCCGCGCTCCAGGAACTGGTGGGTCCAGGCCCCTTCTATGATCTGCCGCTGGAGACCACCCAGGAGGTCCTCCAGGCCACCATCCATGTGCTCATCCCGAGTCTCCTCAGCGAACAGATGAAGCGCAAGCTCGGGCTGGGAGAGGCCGCCGCCTCAGAGGAACCTCCGGCCCCGGAGCCCGAACCCGTGCAGGCCGCCGCCCCAGTCATCGCCCCTGCCGCCCACCGGGGCGCCTCGGCAGGGTCTGTGAGTGCCCCCATGGACACGGGCAACCTGGATCTCCTCCTGGACATCGAGCTGCCCCTGATGGTTCGCATGGGACAGACGGAGATGCCCCTGGGGGACCTGCTCAAGCTCACCCCTGGATCCATCCTGGAGCTCAACCGTGCGGCGGATGCTCCGGTGGAGCTCCTGGTGAACGGCAAGCAGATCGCCAAGGGCGAGGTAGTGGTGGTGGACGGCAATTTCGCCTTCCGCATCACCGAGATCGAGAGCACCGCCAACCGCCTCAAGAGTCTGGCCTGA
- a CDS encoding FliA/WhiG family RNA polymerase sigma factor, with product MSPVAKKAGAVPYAAKAAMEAYGHPPVELEGEETPASLDHTGELLPEERDALITECLPLVKFVAHRISSRLPSHVEVEDLIHSGILGLLDAVKKFEPGRNVKFKTYAEQRIRGAILDGLRDLDWVPRSLRRKKKDIENAYHLLEQQLGRSATDEEVAEHLGMSLEDLHHSLDELKGVTLGTFVDAGEDGEGESMISFVPDPDAEDPQLTLHARELKGLLKESIDRLPTKERFVVQLYYFDELTMKEIGTLLNITESRVSQLHTKSMLRLRGRLKEHRIEG from the coding sequence ATGAGTCCGGTCGCAAAGAAAGCTGGGGCCGTACCTTACGCCGCCAAGGCTGCGATGGAGGCCTATGGCCACCCGCCGGTGGAGCTTGAGGGCGAGGAAACGCCTGCCTCTCTGGATCACACCGGGGAGCTCCTGCCCGAGGAGCGGGACGCCCTGATCACCGAGTGTCTGCCCTTGGTGAAGTTCGTGGCGCACCGCATCTCCAGCCGCTTGCCCTCCCATGTGGAGGTGGAGGACCTGATCCACTCCGGCATCCTGGGGCTCCTGGATGCGGTGAAGAAGTTCGAGCCCGGGCGCAACGTCAAGTTCAAGACCTATGCCGAGCAGCGGATCCGGGGGGCCATCCTCGACGGGCTGCGGGACCTGGACTGGGTTCCCCGCAGCCTGCGGCGCAAGAAGAAGGACATTGAGAATGCCTACCACCTCCTTGAACAGCAGCTGGGGCGCTCGGCCACCGATGAGGAGGTTGCGGAGCACCTGGGGATGAGCCTGGAGGATCTCCATCACTCTCTGGATGAGCTGAAGGGGGTGACCCTGGGCACCTTCGTGGATGCCGGGGAGGATGGCGAGGGCGAGAGCATGATCAGCTTCGTGCCGGATCCCGATGCGGAGGATCCCCAGCTGACCCTCCATGCGCGGGAGCTCAAGGGGCTGCTCAAGGAGAGCATCGACCGCCTGCCCACGAAGGAGCGTTTCGTGGTGCAGCTCTACTACTTCGACGAACTCACCATGAAGGAAATCGGCACTCTGCTCAACATCACCGAAAGTCGGGTATCGCAATTGCATACCAAGTCCATGCTCCGGCTGCGGGGCCGACTCAAGGAACATCGGATCGAAGGTTGA
- the flhA gene encoding flagellar biosynthesis protein FlhA, producing MMLTFLDRLLPLVSRLNKRVDLAAPVFVLIVLVVMVLPLPAFILDVLIVFNITMSLLILVVGMYVARPQEFNAYPSVLLIVTLFRLSLNVAATRRILLYGGEQGPGAAGHMIQAFGQFVVGGSYIIGLVVFLILLAIQFLVINHGAGRIAEVTARFTLDAMPGKQMAIDADLNAGYIDEQEARRRRKDLQEEASFYGAMDGAVKFTQRDAVAALIILAVNIVAGILIGIIKYDVPVMQAMETFTLLTVGDGLVTAIPSLLISVGGAILTTRSGSQSLNLGTQIVAQLGIDHRPLGIAAVVLFLFGAVPGLPLLPFWFMGIIFGILAYSAWKLGKQKAEAKATADAREKLKPAEGPEKVESLLKVDPLGLEVGYGLIPLLDAAQGGTVLERIKGIRRQMAQDMGIVVPPIRIRDNLQLPANAYRVLLRGEEIGRSEVVPGQFLAMNPGTASEEIQGLGTTEPAFGLPAYWIQESQKDRAQLMGYTVVDVATVISTHLSELVKQQAPELLGRPEVQLLLDTLKEQSPKLVEELVPSVVNTGMLQKVLQNLLRERVSIRDLGRILEATGDAALITRDPLMLTEYVRQHMGRTLTTPHLSENNELGVLVLDPGLEQALQGGIETTDRGSFLALDPGRIQEILNRITQGITQLLPGAQPVLLTNPVVRPHLRRLLERVMPHLVVLSHSEIPVDVRVVNLGTVS from the coding sequence ATGATGCTGACTTTCCTGGATCGATTGCTGCCCCTGGTCTCCCGCCTCAACAAGCGGGTGGACCTCGCTGCGCCGGTCTTCGTCCTGATCGTTCTGGTGGTGATGGTCCTGCCCCTGCCGGCCTTCATCCTGGACGTCCTGATCGTCTTCAACATCACCATGTCCCTGCTGATCCTGGTGGTGGGCATGTATGTGGCCAGGCCCCAGGAGTTCAACGCCTACCCCTCGGTGCTGCTGATCGTCACCCTCTTCCGGCTCTCCCTGAATGTGGCAGCCACCCGGCGCATCCTCCTCTACGGAGGCGAGCAGGGGCCCGGTGCCGCCGGACACATGATCCAGGCCTTCGGGCAGTTCGTGGTGGGCGGCAGCTACATCATCGGCCTGGTGGTCTTCCTCATCCTCCTGGCCATCCAGTTCCTGGTGATCAACCATGGCGCCGGGCGCATCGCCGAGGTGACCGCCCGCTTCACTCTGGACGCCATGCCTGGCAAGCAGATGGCCATCGATGCGGATCTCAACGCGGGCTACATCGATGAGCAGGAGGCCCGGCGCCGCCGGAAGGATCTGCAGGAGGAAGCCAGCTTCTACGGCGCCATGGACGGTGCCGTGAAGTTCACTCAGCGGGATGCCGTGGCCGCCCTCATCATCCTGGCCGTCAATATCGTGGCGGGCATCCTCATCGGCATCATCAAGTACGACGTGCCTGTGATGCAGGCCATGGAGACCTTCACCCTCCTGACCGTGGGTGACGGCCTGGTGACGGCCATCCCCAGCCTCCTCATCTCCGTGGGTGGCGCCATCCTCACCACCCGCAGCGGCAGCCAGTCCCTCAACCTGGGCACCCAGATCGTGGCCCAGTTGGGTATCGATCACCGCCCCCTGGGCATTGCCGCTGTGGTGCTCTTCCTCTTCGGAGCGGTGCCCGGCCTGCCTCTGCTGCCCTTCTGGTTCATGGGGATCATCTTCGGCATCCTGGCCTACTCCGCCTGGAAACTCGGGAAGCAGAAGGCCGAGGCCAAGGCCACCGCGGATGCCCGGGAGAAGCTCAAGCCTGCTGAGGGACCGGAGAAGGTGGAGTCTCTCCTCAAGGTCGATCCCCTCGGTCTGGAGGTGGGGTATGGGCTCATTCCTCTGTTGGACGCCGCCCAGGGGGGGACCGTGCTGGAGCGCATCAAGGGGATCCGCCGCCAGATGGCCCAGGACATGGGCATTGTGGTGCCGCCCATCCGCATCCGGGACAACCTCCAGCTTCCGGCCAACGCCTATCGGGTCCTGCTCCGGGGGGAGGAGATCGGGCGGAGCGAAGTGGTCCCGGGCCAGTTCCTGGCCATGAACCCCGGCACCGCCTCCGAGGAGATCCAGGGGCTGGGCACCACCGAGCCGGCCTTCGGGCTGCCCGCCTACTGGATCCAGGAGAGCCAGAAGGATCGGGCCCAGCTCATGGGCTACACCGTGGTGGATGTGGCCACTGTCATCTCCACCCACCTCTCCGAACTCGTCAAACAGCAGGCCCCCGAGCTCCTGGGGCGTCCCGAGGTCCAGCTGCTGCTGGACACCCTCAAGGAGCAGTCTCCCAAGCTGGTGGAGGAGCTGGTGCCCTCCGTGGTCAATACGGGCATGCTCCAGAAGGTGCTCCAGAACCTTCTGCGTGAGCGGGTCTCCATCCGGGACCTGGGCCGTATCCTGGAGGCGACGGGGGACGCGGCCCTCATCACCCGCGATCCGCTCATGCTCACCGAATACGTCCGGCAGCACATGGGCCGGACCCTCACGACCCCCCATCTCTCCGAGAACAACGAGCTGGGGGTGCTGGTGCTGGATCCCGGCCTGGAGCAGGCCCTCCAGGGAGGGATCGAGACCACGGACCGGGGGAGCTTCCTGGCCCTGGATCCCGGGCGCATCCAGGAGATCCTGAACCGCATCACCCAGGGCATCACCCAGCTGCTGCCCGGCGCCCAGCCGGTGCTCCTGACCAACCCGGTGGTGCGTCCCCACCTCCGTCGCCTCCTGGAGCGCGTCATGCCCCACTTGGTCGTCCTGAGCCACAGTGAGATCCCTGTGGATGTGCGGGTCGTGAACCTGGGGACGGTGTCATGA
- a CDS encoding ATP-binding protein, with protein sequence MAFKGLLWTLVILILAFGISRLGHRETVQMALNRAIDNYQKDMVYRQWASERGGVYVPLDALTPANTHLKGLPDREIQGSNGRTYTLVNPAYMTRMVHEIGFQRFGIYGHITSLKPLREENVPDAWERKALQRFEQGADQVWEETEEDGTWLLRYMAPFRVDATCLKCHAGQGYAVGDIRGGISVKVPIESGAFHILGGRRAWIFGLYGLLLSVWVAGLAVLGLFHQRERLFAQTRRETVEEHRILQQRFEQFQRLESIGRLASGVSHDINNVLGAILATTEVLRSRHGDPEEVERRADLILGAATRGRDLVLKLNEFARRGVQDPTPLDLNALVHREAEILEHTTFHRIKVLLDLHVPLPAVVGDGSAISNALMNLCINACDAMPSGGELRISTRVPEEGWVELLVADTGEGMPPAVLERAMEPFFTTKPMGKGTGLGLSVVYGTLRAHRGTVDIQSAPGQGTTVILRFPAAGDLQPLTVPASPATPNTPARRTLVVDDDELVNLCVSELFACIGFPVESVPGGAEALARLEAHPPLDLVLLDSNMPGMSGMECLARIRERHPHLPVIFSSGHLEARELSRLEAFRKVWVLGKPFTLDELRHVLARMEPPPDKGH encoded by the coding sequence TTGGCATTCAAAGGCCTCCTCTGGACCTTGGTGATCCTGATCCTGGCCTTCGGCATCAGCCGGTTGGGACACCGCGAGACTGTCCAGATGGCCCTTAACCGGGCCATCGACAACTACCAGAAGGACATGGTCTACCGGCAGTGGGCCTCGGAGCGTGGCGGGGTCTACGTCCCCCTCGATGCCCTGACTCCCGCGAACACCCACTTGAAGGGCCTGCCGGATCGCGAGATCCAGGGAAGCAATGGGAGGACCTACACCCTGGTCAACCCCGCCTACATGACCCGCATGGTTCACGAAATCGGCTTCCAGCGCTTCGGCATCTACGGGCACATCACCAGCCTGAAGCCCTTGCGTGAGGAGAACGTCCCGGATGCCTGGGAGCGGAAGGCCCTGCAGCGTTTCGAGCAGGGGGCCGATCAGGTCTGGGAGGAAACCGAGGAAGATGGGACATGGCTTCTCCGCTACATGGCCCCTTTCCGGGTCGACGCCACCTGCCTCAAGTGCCACGCCGGTCAGGGCTATGCCGTCGGGGACATCCGCGGTGGGATCAGCGTCAAGGTCCCCATCGAGTCCGGCGCATTCCATATCCTGGGGGGGCGCAGGGCCTGGATCTTCGGTCTCTACGGGCTCCTGCTTTCGGTCTGGGTGGCCGGCCTGGCGGTCCTGGGCCTCTTCCACCAGCGGGAGCGGCTCTTCGCCCAGACCCGCCGGGAGACGGTGGAGGAACACCGGATCCTCCAGCAGCGCTTCGAGCAGTTCCAACGCCTTGAGAGCATCGGGCGCCTGGCCAGCGGGGTCAGCCATGACATCAACAATGTGCTGGGTGCCATTCTGGCCACGACCGAGGTCCTCCGGAGCCGTCATGGCGATCCAGAGGAGGTCGAGCGGCGAGCGGACCTGATCCTGGGGGCCGCCACCCGGGGACGGGATCTGGTCCTCAAGCTCAACGAGTTCGCGCGCCGCGGTGTCCAGGACCCGACGCCCCTGGACCTGAACGCCCTGGTACACAGAGAGGCCGAGATCCTGGAGCATACGACCTTCCACCGGATCAAGGTCCTCCTCGACCTCCACGTACCCCTGCCTGCGGTGGTGGGGGACGGCAGTGCCATCTCCAATGCCCTGATGAACCTCTGCATCAATGCCTGCGATGCCATGCCCAGCGGAGGTGAGCTCCGGATTTCGACCCGCGTCCCTGAGGAGGGCTGGGTGGAGCTGCTGGTGGCCGACACCGGCGAGGGCATGCCCCCGGCAGTCCTGGAGCGGGCCATGGAGCCCTTCTTCACCACCAAGCCCATGGGCAAGGGCACTGGACTGGGTCTCTCGGTGGTCTACGGCACCCTGCGAGCCCATCGGGGTACGGTGGACATCCAGAGTGCCCCCGGCCAGGGGACCACAGTCATCCTGAGGTTCCCCGCCGCCGGGGACCTGCAGCCTCTGACAGTCCCAGCCTCCCCTGCAACGCCGAACACCCCGGCCAGGCGGACCCTGGTGGTGGACGACGACGAACTGGTCAACCTTTGCGTCAGCGAGCTCTTCGCCTGCATCGGATTTCCGGTGGAATCCGTCCCGGGAGGGGCTGAGGCCCTGGCCCGCCTCGAGGCCCACCCTCCGCTGGACCTCGTGCTGCTGGACAGCAACATGCCGGGCATGTCGGGCATGGAGTGTCTGGCCAGAATCCGGGAACGGCACCCCCACCTTCCAGTGATCTTCTCCTCGGGCCACTTGGAAGCCAGGGAGCTGAGCCGCCTCGAGGCGTTCAGGAAGGTCTGGGTGCTGGGCAAGCCTTTCACCCTCGATGAGCTCAGACATGTGCTGGCCCGCATGGAACCTCCACCGGACAAGGGACACTGA
- a CDS encoding DUF4136 domain-containing protein, producing MRPALTLALSLSLLAPFTACTPARVTYDYDVRADFSRYHTFAWATPSDGSFTDHRVRAAIEKGLAAKGIVLAKENPPELLVTVTTGLQGQRVQSTGVGVGIGLRILPGVSVGLGTGTGRSRVQGVGSIQLELRDSRNSQLVWKAQAEDAFESGSSPEDSEADISDAVSRMLERFPPKAEAR from the coding sequence ATGCGCCCTGCCCTTACCCTTGCCCTTTCCCTCTCCCTGCTGGCCCCTTTCACGGCCTGCACTCCGGCAAGGGTCACCTATGACTACGACGTCCGGGCCGACTTCAGCAGATACCACACCTTCGCCTGGGCCACCCCCTCCGACGGCTCTTTCACCGATCACCGGGTGCGCGCCGCCATCGAGAAGGGACTGGCCGCGAAGGGCATCGTCCTGGCGAAGGAGAACCCCCCAGAGCTGCTGGTCACCGTCACCACTGGTCTGCAGGGCCAAAGGGTCCAGAGCACCGGCGTGGGGGTGGGAATCGGCCTGCGGATCCTGCCGGGCGTGAGTGTGGGCCTGGGCACCGGGACCGGTCGCTCCAGGGTCCAGGGCGTGGGGAGCATCCAGTTGGAGCTCCGGGATTCCCGGAACAGCCAACTCGTCTGGAAGGCCCAGGCCGAGGACGCCTTCGAATCCGGATCTTCCCCGGAGGACTCGGAGGCTGACATCAGCGATGCCGTCTCCCGGATGCTGGAGCGCTTCCCCCCCAAGGCCGAAGCCCGCTGA